GACAGCATTGTTGTGAAGTATACGAAACTCATTTTTAGCATAAAAACATTTAATTCGAATAGCGGGAACGTATTGGCAGCGCTCTTTAATTCTCCTTCAAATTACACTAACAGTGTTCGTTTCAAATCATACACCGCTCCGTTGCTTGCAGATAGTATTGTAATTCGTTTTGATAGCATCCCGTCTGGAACCTATTGCATGAGCTGTTTTCACGACGCGAATTCGAATAATGTCCTCGATAAAAATTTCTTTGGTGCCCCCACGGAGGGCTATGGTTTTTCGAACAATCCGGGAATAACATTTGGAGCTCCTTCCTTCAATCAATTAAAATTTACAGTGGATTCGTTGGATTCGATGAAGTTTAATGTGAGTTTGATTTATTTATGAGAAATGTTGCTTGATTATAAAGTTGTAGGCACGCGCTGCAAGTGCGCGCCAGTGTCAGTTGCAAGAAAGGTAAGTAGGTAGGCACGCGCTACAAGCGCGCGCTAGTTATGGAAGTCACGCGCTGCAAGCGTGCGCCAGATATATGCAAGCGCTTCACGCGCGTGCCAGATGTGGTAAACTAATTTTGTACAGTTAATTTTATTCCTTCTTGATACGACGTGGTTTTGAAATTAAAGCGACTATCAAATTTTGAAGAATCGAAAACATAATCACGGTCATACTGATACATCATTTCGGGCATTTCGCGCATAATGGGAATAAACAATCCGATTAATTTTATCATCCACATGGGTAGCACCATTTCCTTTTTGGAGCTGTGCATCTCGGCATTAAAAAGCGCAATGATTTCACTCCCTGTTAAAGTGTTTTTATCGGTAGGCAAATGCCAAACTTGATTGTATGCATCAGCTGTATTTGCTAATAATGCAGTAGCTTTTGCCGCATCCGGTGTAAAAGTAAAAGAGTGCTTTTTGGAAGCATCCATTATCCATTGTGGTTTTTTATTTTTTTTGAGGTTGTTGTAAACCAATTCCAACAAAAAGCTTTTTTCATTTTTGGGTCCGTAAAAATCAGCAGAACGTGCAATCATTGCAGTTAATTTTCCTGCTTTAACTTCTTGCATTAAGAGTTCCGCAATGTGTTGCCGAACGGCTCCTTTTTTGCTGGGCGGATTAATTTTGGATGCTTCAGTCATGTGCCCAATTTCAGATACATCGTATAAATAAACGTTGTCGAAAAATACCAATTTGGCTTTGTGTTTTACACAGGCATCGATTGTGGCGCGCATCAGTTTGGGCCATTTATCTTGCCATACACTCAGTTTATATTCAAATCCTACCAACAGATACACTACCTCCGAGCCTTCCACGGCTTTATCTACTTGACTTGGGTTGGAAAGGTCGGCAGGAAAAAGTTCATCTGTTTCGTTTACTTTTTTGGGATTCCGACTCACCAATCTGATTTTGCTGGTATAGGCAGTTAGTTCTTTTGCGAGCACACTGCCTATTGTTCCGTTTGCGCCGAGTATTGTTTGCATGAAAATTTTAATTAAAAATTGGTCCCTAAAAATAGTTATTTTACATAAAGCTTATCTAGAATTATGTTAAGCTATCTTTACTATTAGCAGCCTAACTCAAACCGGCTCTCGCTGAATGTCTAAACGAAAAGCGGGTTCATTTTTTATTGAATGGTTATTAATCCGGTAATTTGCCAAAATAATTTAATGAATATACTTTTTATTAAGGACACCACAGGGTATATTTTACAGGCGTTTCAAATGCTATTTTATTTCTTTTTTCTTGATAAAAAAGAAACAAGAAATCAAGGCTTATGATAAATCGACTAAAATCCAACCAATTTTTAGCTACGCAATCCAAGCGCTCAATAATAGGTAGGTATAATTACCAAATTGCGTTTTCGCTCGAGGATTGCTTGGCGCCAGGCCAACGCTTTAAAAATTAATTGGATTTCTTAACGCCAATTTCTCATAGGCCGGTCGTTTTCGGTTTCGATTATCAGTTTAAAGTTGGAGAGTGAAAATGTTATTAGCGTTAAGGAATTAATTGATATATTATTCCTTAACAAAATGTCAATAATATCGAGCATCTGGTCCTTATTCTTCTTTACACTTGAAAAGGATTATCCAACACATTAAGCGAACCATTTTGCTGATTTTCTGCTATGTTGCGGATATGAAATTCGAGTTTATCACTAGTTCCACCTGCATGTTGGATAATGTTTACATGCGGATTTTGTAGCCTAAATAATTTGCGGTATTTAGCTTGTGTTTCTTGAGGAATCCCGCTACCTAACACCACAAAATCAAATTTGTATTGATGAAATAATTCAATTGCTTTTTCATCTTCGAGCGTTCCGATGGCTTCCCAATTTTCGATTTGATTTAATTGATTCAACAGCAAGTCAAGAATAAGATCATGACGTCCAATAACGAGAAGGGTTAATTTTTTCATAGTGTCGTTACAAATTCTGAAATCGCTTTGCGTGTTAGTTTTGATAAGTGATTATGAGAAAATGCAGGTGCACTCCAATGATTTTTTATTTCGTCTATCACAGGGTAAAGGGTGAAAGCTATTTTTAAATTTTTCATTTTGATATTAATTAAATTGTCATTGGCACTTCCATCAGCAAAAGTTCAGCATTGCTATCGGCTTTTATGGTGAGTGCATCAGTGTTCCAAAAACCCAGGCCATCTCTTTCATTTAATGCGGTATCATCAATTGTAATATTGCCTTTAAGTACAAATGCATAAACACCGTTTCCTGCTTTTTTTATCTTGTATTCGGTTGAGAATCCGTTATCAAAGCTTCCTAAATGAAACCATGCATCTTGATGTATCCACACTCCTTCATCGTTTTCATTGGGTGAGAGTATCTGTTGCAGTTTATTGTGACGATCGTCCACGTTAAGTGTAATTTGATCGTAACGCGGTGTAACATTACGTTTGTTAGGAAGTATCCAAATTTGTAAAAACTTAACTAGTTTATCTTTATTTCGATTGAATTCGCTGTGCTGAATCCCGGTGCCTGCGCTCATTACTTGGATGTCGCCATTTTTAATCACCGTTTTATTACCCATGCTGTCTTGGTGTTCCAAATCTCCTTCTAATGGAATCGAAATTATTTCCATGTTGTCGTGCGGGTGCTTTCCAAAGCCCATACCTGCTTGCACTGTATCATCGTTGAGCACACGAAGCACCCCGAAATTCATGCGATCCGGCTGATAATAATTGGCAAAACTAAAAGTGTGGTAGCTATTTAACCAGCCGTGGCTGGCATGTCCGCGCGTTGCTGCTTTATGTAATACTGTATTTTTCATGTTTCTAAATATTGTGCGACAAAGGTGCGATGCAAGTGCAAGCTATTGCAATAAACAAGGTTAAGAAATGTACTTAACCTAGATTAAGTGAATTGTTGTTTATGCATTCAAATTAGTGGATCGGAAAAACTATCAAGGATAAGCCGGTAAGCAGTGAAAACATCAATCCAAAAAACAGCACTAAACTTAGGATTATTTTTAGTATTCGCGTCACTAAAGAAATATTTTTGAAGAATTGCATGAGCGACCAAAACACCAGTGAAATTCCAACAATATCAATCATTCGCTCAACGGGTTTTAAATAATTTTCGGCATGAAAAATATACAGGGGCGGCAAAAAGAGTATGTGCAACATAAGACGCTGTGCCGCTAAAAATGTATGCAAAACGCAGTGTTCAATAAAATTATAGCCTGTTGATTTAAAGGTAAAATAAGTTCCAACAGCAAAAAGGGGGACTTCAATAAAAATAAAAAGGGAATAGTGTTGCGAGAGCCAAATTCCAAAATTAGAGACTTCGTTTTTTAATTTATCAGCCACTTCACCAGTTCCAGTGACTTCAATTTTATTGGCTAAAATGTTTATGTCGAAATAATGTGAAAGAATTCCAAATACCCCGGCCAGCACAATTATTAAGGAGAGGGGTTTAAAATGCTGCACCCGTTTTCCGGAAATAAATTCTTGAATGCTATATCCCGGACGGGTAAACAATTCACGCAAAGTGAAAAATATCCCTTTATCCACATGCAACAAACCGTGTTGAATATCGTGCCATAAGAAGCTTAGATTTATGCGGTGGGTATTGGCAGACTGCCCGCAATTGCTGCAATACTTTGTGTTTATTTCAGTTCCACAATTGAGGCAATTTTGTTTCTTCATAATAATTTAATTAAGCGACACATCACAGCAAAAAAAGCTGCTCTTCAAAATTAAAAAAAATGATTTGCTTAACTAATTATTCAGGCGGAGG
The sequence above is a segment of the Bacteroidota bacterium genome. Coding sequences within it:
- a CDS encoding DUF2141 domain-containing protein, translated to MKRYLSFLLLLVGLATACKKKDNEISPGAAPLAIQDTTAMDSIVVKYTKLIFSIKTFNSNSGNVLAALFNSPSNYTNSVRFKSYTAPLLADSIVIRFDSIPSGTYCMSCFHDANSNNVLDKNFFGAPTEGYGFSNNPGITFGAPSFNQLKFTVDSLDSMKFNVSLIYL
- a CDS encoding NAD-dependent epimerase/dehydratase family protein, whose translation is MQTILGANGTIGSVLAKELTAYTSKIRLVSRNPKKVNETDELFPADLSNPSQVDKAVEGSEVVYLLVGFEYKLSVWQDKWPKLMRATIDACVKHKAKLVFFDNVYLYDVSEIGHMTEASKINPPSKKGAVRQHIAELLMQEVKAGKLTAMIARSADFYGPKNEKSFLLELVYNNLKKNKKPQWIMDASKKHSFTFTPDAAKATALLANTADAYNQVWHLPTDKNTLTGSEIIALFNAEMHSSKKEMVLPMWMIKLIGLFIPIMREMPEMMYQYDRDYVFDSSKFDSRFNFKTTSYQEGIKLTVQN
- a CDS encoding pirin family protein — translated: MKNTVLHKAATRGHASHGWLNSYHTFSFANYYQPDRMNFGVLRVLNDDTVQAGMGFGKHPHDNMEIISIPLEGDLEHQDSMGNKTVIKNGDIQVMSAGTGIQHSEFNRNKDKLVKFLQIWILPNKRNVTPRYDQITLNVDDRHNKLQQILSPNENDEGVWIHQDAWFHLGSFDNGFSTEYKIKKAGNGVYAFVLKGNITIDDTALNERDGLGFWNTDALTIKADSNAELLLMEVPMTI
- a CDS encoding DUF3667 domain-containing protein, which gives rise to MKKQNCLNCGTEINTKYCSNCGQSANTHRINLSFLWHDIQHGLLHVDKGIFFTLRELFTRPGYSIQEFISGKRVQHFKPLSLIIVLAGVFGILSHYFDINILANKIEVTGTGEVADKLKNEVSNFGIWLSQHYSLFIFIEVPLFAVGTYFTFKSTGYNFIEHCVLHTFLAAQRLMLHILFLPPLYIFHAENYLKPVERMIDIVGISLVFWSLMQFFKNISLVTRILKIILSLVLFFGLMFSLLTGLSLIVFPIH